In Rattus rattus isolate New Zealand chromosome 9, Rrattus_CSIRO_v1, whole genome shotgun sequence, a genomic segment contains:
- the Icam2 gene encoding intercellular adhesion molecule 2: MSSFACWNLSLTLLVLFCSPGSGEAFEVYIQSEKQIVKATEAWRVNCSTSCAAPEIGGLETPTNKLMLEEDPHGKWIEFLVSNATVDTVLLCHFTCSGKQQAESVNIRVYEPPAQVTLKLQPPRVFMGEAFSIECKVPSVKPLESLTLSLLCGRETLKNQTFGGGETVPEEVIAIFNSTALKKDGLNFSCQAELDLRPHGGSLYRRISEYQSLEVYEIRQDNQMVIIIVVVSILLFLFVTSVLLCFILGQHWHRRRTGTYGVLAAWRRLPRALRGR, translated from the exons ATGTCTTCTTTTGCTTGCTGGAACCTGTCTCTAACCCTTCTTGTCCTGTTCTGCAGCCCAG GGTCTGGTGAGGCCTTTGAAGTCTACATACAGTCTGAGAAGCAGATAGTAAAAGCCACAGAGGCTTGGAGAGTCAACTGCAGCACCAGCTGTGCAGCCCCAGAGATCGGTGGTCTGGAGACCCCTACGAATAAGTTAATGTTGGAAGAGGACCCTCATGGGAAATGGATAGAATTCCTAGTCTCAAACGCCACTGTCGACACGGTCTTACTTTGCCATTTCACTTGTTCGGgaaagcagcaggcagagagtgTCAACATCAGGGTGTACG AGCCTCCAGCTCAGGTAACACTGAAACTGCAGCCCCCTCGAGTGTTTATGGGTGAAGCCTTCAGCATTGAATGCAAGGTGCCCTCTGTGAAGCCCCTTGAGAGCCTcaccctctctctgctctgtggcaGAGAGACCCTGAAGAACCAGACATTTGGGGGAGGTGAAACTGTCCCAGAAGAGGTCATAGCCATATTCAACAGCACAGCTCTGAAAAAGGATGGTCTTAACTTTTCCTGCCAGGCTGAGCTGGATCTACGACCCCACGGTGGGTCTCTCTACCGCCGCATCTCAGAGTACCAGAGCCTTGAAGTCTATG AAATAAGGCAAGACAACCAGATGGTCATCATCATTGTAGTGGTGTCAATACTTCTGTTCTTATTCGTGACATCCGTCCTGCTTTGCTTTATCCTCGGCCAGCACTGGCACAGGAGGCGGACAGGTACCTACGGGGTgctagctgcctggaggaggcTCCCCCGAGCCCTCCGGGGACGCTGA
- the Prr29 gene encoding proline-rich protein 29, with protein MASLGSESRSGAPTQSTAPTPWVTILQPLPWTVASPQTQHNRVKEDLLELMMLQNAQMHQLLLSQLVADALSPGPEWPSPQVHTDSLEEQVEEEMEMGEQEPLVFHHHYLPCPVTSLSPMSLWPSSFLSVPPHQPPWQGAPRIQHQPPASRQGEVRDVPPPPPPSATGTVGADVPPASDYYDADSLP; from the exons ATGGCCTCCCTCGGTAGTGAGAGCCGGAGTGGTGCCCCAACACAGAGTACAGCCCCTACG CCCTGGGTGACCATCCTGCAGCCTTTGCCTTGGACAGTCGCCTCTCCTCAGACTCAGCATAACCGAGTCAAGGAAG ACCTGCTGGAGCTGATGATGCTACAGAACGCACAGATGCACCAGTTGCTTCTGAGTCAACTAGTGGCAGACGCCCTGAGCCCGGGGCCAGAGTGGCCCAGCCCACAG GTCCATACAGACAGCCTCGAGGAGCaggtggaggaagagatggagatggGGGAGCAAGAGCCTTTGGTCTTCCACCATCACTACTTGCCTTGCCCAGTGACCTCTTTGAGCCCCATGTCACTCTGGccatcctctttcctctctgttcccccACACCAGCCTCCCTGGCAGGGCGCACCCAGGATCCAGCACCAGCCCCCTGCCTCCAGGCAAGGGGAGGT gAGAGAtgtgcccccacctccacccccgaGTGCGACGGGGACTGTAGGTGCAGATGTACCTCCGGCTTCAG ACTACTATGATGCCGACAGCCTGCCGTGA